From Litorilinea aerophila, a single genomic window includes:
- a CDS encoding GNAT family N-acetyltransferase codes for MAAEVSQTLELERATAAHLPQIRRFLQQVRRRHVDFGAEDLPGLVDRAHFWLAQEGERLVGLLCVQVETRPTTLPPTAPTRGYVRAAAVAHGYSPAPLLAALLQRVEGELRAAGNVPAYQLMAYGSAPWLLAGLLAGDFTQVDSIQFYQLTSLQRRPLPEPPPQVAQLAPAHAEQMADLAVLDAAAFEPLWHFSRQDLLELLMRSRLQVALYQGELAGYSALSSNSEREMQLARLAVHPRFQGQGIGRQLLWDSIAHARQSGCHVLALNTQTSNRRSQDLYRRSGFQAVGTAIPVLVRLVR; via the coding sequence ATGGCGGCAGAAGTGTCCCAGACCCTGGAGCTGGAACGGGCAACGGCTGCCCACCTCCCCCAGATCCGCCGCTTCCTGCAGCAGGTCCGCCGGCGCCACGTGGACTTTGGCGCCGAAGACTTGCCGGGGCTGGTGGATCGGGCGCACTTCTGGCTGGCCCAGGAGGGAGAGCGGCTGGTAGGGCTCCTCTGTGTTCAGGTGGAGACACGCCCCACCACCCTGCCTCCCACGGCACCAACCCGGGGGTATGTCCGGGCGGCGGCGGTGGCCCACGGCTATAGCCCGGCTCCCCTGCTCGCTGCGCTTTTGCAGCGCGTCGAGGGAGAACTGCGCGCCGCGGGCAACGTTCCGGCCTACCAGTTGATGGCCTACGGAAGCGCGCCCTGGTTGCTGGCCGGTCTGCTGGCCGGGGATTTTACCCAGGTGGACAGTATCCAATTCTATCAGTTGACCAGCCTCCAGCGTCGTCCCTTACCCGAGCCGCCGCCCCAGGTGGCGCAACTGGCCCCGGCCCATGCCGAACAGATGGCCGATCTGGCCGTATTGGATGCCGCGGCCTTTGAGCCTCTGTGGCACTTCAGTCGACAAGATCTGCTGGAGTTGCTGATGCGCAGCCGGCTGCAGGTGGCCCTGTACCAGGGGGAACTGGCTGGTTACTCGGCTCTTTCCAGTAACTCGGAACGGGAGATGCAGCTGGCCCGCCTGGCGGTCCATCCCCGTTTCCAGGGGCAGGGCATTGGCCGCCAACTGTTGTGGGACAGCATCGCCCACGCCCGCCAGAGCGGTTGTCACGTGCTGGCCCTCAACACCCAGACCAGCAACCGGCGCTCCCAGGATCTCTATCGCCGCAGCGGTTTCCAGGCGGTGGGCACGGCCATTCCCGTACTCGTCCGGCTTGTTCGTTAA
- a CDS encoding glucose 1-dehydrogenase, producing the protein MKLDNRVAIVTGAGSGIGRAMATLFAAEGARVVVADIVAERVDETVAAIRTAGGEATGFVGDVSSPEDVARMIDLASETYGRLDILCNNAGIMDRMAPAADVPLDLWERVLRINLTGPFLACRKAIPLMRAQGGGVILNTASVAGLHGGRAGAAYTASKHGVIGLTRNIAYMYATEGIRCNAICPGGTETAIGLGGEPNEFGLNRMQLGAASMPRTGKPEEIARVALHLVSDDSSFVNGAVVVVDGGWSAY; encoded by the coding sequence ATGAAACTGGACAACCGTGTCGCAATTGTCACTGGCGCCGGTTCGGGTATCGGCCGGGCCATGGCCACTCTCTTTGCTGCCGAAGGCGCCCGCGTCGTGGTGGCCGACATTGTCGCCGAACGGGTGGATGAAACGGTAGCGGCCATCCGCACGGCCGGCGGAGAAGCCACCGGCTTCGTGGGCGACGTCTCGTCGCCAGAAGATGTGGCGCGGATGATCGACCTGGCTTCCGAGACCTACGGCCGGCTGGACATCCTCTGTAACAACGCGGGCATCATGGATCGGATGGCGCCCGCGGCCGATGTGCCCCTGGACCTGTGGGAGCGGGTGCTTCGCATCAACCTGACCGGCCCCTTCCTGGCCTGTCGCAAGGCCATCCCGCTGATGCGAGCCCAGGGCGGCGGCGTCATCCTCAACACGGCCTCCGTGGCAGGGCTCCATGGCGGACGGGCCGGGGCGGCGTATACCGCCTCCAAACACGGCGTCATCGGCCTGACCCGCAACATCGCCTACATGTACGCCACCGAAGGCATCCGCTGCAACGCCATCTGCCCGGGCGGCACCGAGACGGCCATCGGCCTGGGTGGCGAGCCCAACGAATTTGGGTTGAATCGCATGCAGTTGGGCGCGGCCAGCATGCCCCGAACGGGCAAACCGGAAGAGATTGCCCGGGTAGCCCTCCACCTGGTCAGCGATGACAGCAGCTTCGTCAACGGTGCCGTGGTGGTGGTGGACGGGGGCTGGTCCGCCTATTGA
- the cofC gene encoding 2-phospho-L-lactate guanylyltransferase: MLPFWCVIPVKPFPEGKSRLSGMLSPSARTALNRRLLTRVLDILKASDLPVQVLVISRDEEALALARGRGLLGLPEVEDGGLNGALAQARTHIQAQGAQALLVLPADLPFLTVADLHGLYGMAQDPDVQVVIAPSRDGGTNALCLRPPDVLDFAFGEESFQAHLAQLRRRGLAYRVYRSVTLAQDLDQPGDLWAARDVLRQDPVQGCC, encoded by the coding sequence ATGCTGCCTTTTTGGTGTGTGATACCGGTCAAGCCCTTCCCCGAAGGCAAGAGCCGCCTCTCCGGCATGTTGTCGCCTTCGGCCCGGACGGCCCTCAACCGTCGCCTGTTGACCAGGGTATTGGACATTCTGAAGGCCAGCGACCTCCCGGTTCAGGTCCTGGTGATCAGTCGGGACGAGGAGGCTCTGGCTCTGGCCCGTGGGCGAGGGCTCCTCGGCCTGCCGGAAGTGGAGGACGGGGGATTGAATGGAGCGTTGGCGCAGGCCCGTACCCACATCCAGGCGCAGGGAGCCCAGGCGTTGCTGGTACTCCCTGCGGACCTGCCCTTTCTGACGGTGGCCGATCTACATGGCCTCTATGGCATGGCTCAAGATCCAGATGTGCAGGTCGTGATAGCCCCCAGCCGTGACGGCGGCACCAATGCCCTTTGCCTGCGTCCGCCGGACGTGCTGGATTTTGCCTTCGGGGAGGAGAGCTTCCAGGCCCATCTTGCCCAGCTCCGGCGCCGAGGGCTTGCCTATCGGGTTTACCGATCCGTGACCCTGGCCCAGGACCTGGACCAGCCCGGCGATCTGTGGGCGGCGCGCGACGTACTCCGCCAGGACCCCGTTCAGGGGTGCTGCTGA
- the cofD gene encoding 2-phospho-L-lactate transferase, whose translation MNRSSRIEQVVALAGGVGGAKLAAGLQAALPPGALTVIVNTGDDFEHWGLTICPDLDTVMYNLAGVHNPETGWGRADETFAVLEAMSLLGGEDWFRLGDRDLAVHLRRTEWLRQGLSLTEVTERLRRSFGIPSTILPMSDDPVRTLVHTDEGDLPFQHYFVRRRCEPMVIDLSFVGADQARMTEPVRAALERADLVVLCPSNPYLSLDPILSVPGLRRRLQQLPAPKVAVSPIVGGRALKGPAAKLMQELGQMISPLTVADHFSDLLDGFVLDRQDAVLERSLDMPVLVTDTIMTDLASRRALATALLDFGAGLLASPSYSPSSLDSSPSAQ comes from the coding sequence ATGAACCGATCCTCGAGGATTGAACAAGTGGTGGCGTTGGCTGGCGGCGTGGGGGGAGCCAAGTTGGCCGCCGGACTACAGGCAGCCCTTCCCCCCGGCGCCCTGACTGTGATCGTCAATACCGGCGACGACTTTGAACACTGGGGCCTGACAATCTGTCCGGACCTGGACACGGTGATGTACAATCTGGCCGGCGTCCACAACCCGGAAACGGGTTGGGGGCGGGCCGATGAGACCTTTGCCGTCCTGGAGGCCATGTCTCTCCTGGGTGGGGAGGACTGGTTCCGCCTGGGCGACCGGGATCTGGCGGTTCACCTGCGCCGCACGGAATGGCTGCGCCAGGGCCTCTCCCTGACCGAAGTGACCGAACGCCTGCGCCGCAGCTTCGGGATTCCGTCCACCATTCTCCCCATGAGCGATGACCCGGTTCGCACCCTGGTTCACACCGACGAGGGGGATCTGCCTTTCCAGCACTATTTCGTCCGCCGACGTTGTGAACCCATGGTGATCGATTTGAGCTTTGTGGGCGCCGACCAGGCCCGGATGACCGAACCGGTGCGTGCCGCCCTGGAGCGGGCGGACCTGGTGGTCTTGTGCCCCAGCAACCCATACCTCAGCCTGGATCCCATCTTGAGCGTTCCAGGGCTGCGGCGGCGGCTGCAGCAACTCCCCGCGCCCAAGGTGGCCGTGAGCCCCATCGTGGGGGGGCGGGCCCTGAAAGGCCCCGCGGCCAAGCTGATGCAGGAACTGGGGCAGATGATCAGCCCTTTGACCGTGGCCGATCACTTCTCGGACCTGCTGGATGGCTTTGTCCTGGATCGTCAGGACGCCGTGCTGGAGCGCTCCCTGGACATGCCGGTCCTGGTCACGGACACCATCATGACCGACCTGGCCTCCAGGCGGGCGCTGGCCACGGCCCTTCTGGACTTTGGGGCCGGGCTGCTGGCCTCTCCCTCCTATTCGCCGTCCTCGCTGGACTCGAGCCCATCGGCCCAGTGA
- a CDS encoding nitroreductase family protein, with product MSGNGEEQRLVAEAATSDPEKVLSPSAFPWEGFWTLIRGRRSIRRYQARPVERETLLKLLDAARWAPSAHNRQPWRFCVVTGEATRQALALRMGERWRQDLAADGADSAFIERRVAISQARLTAAPALIVAALSMDEMDQYPDVRRNQAEWTMAVQSVALACQNLLLAAHALGLGACWMCAPLFVPELVRDVLDLPPTWHPQALITVGYPAEERQRERAPLESRVVWR from the coding sequence ATGTCAGGCAACGGAGAGGAGCAGCGGCTGGTGGCTGAAGCGGCGACGTCGGATCCGGAGAAAGTCCTTTCCCCGTCGGCCTTCCCCTGGGAAGGCTTCTGGACGTTGATCCGGGGGCGGCGGTCCATCCGACGCTACCAGGCGCGGCCGGTGGAGCGGGAGACACTGCTGAAATTGCTGGACGCAGCCCGCTGGGCACCGTCCGCCCACAACCGCCAGCCGTGGCGCTTCTGTGTGGTGACCGGCGAGGCCACCCGTCAGGCGTTGGCGCTGCGCATGGGGGAGCGGTGGCGGCAAGATCTGGCCGCAGATGGCGCAGATTCGGCCTTCATCGAACGTCGGGTGGCCATCAGCCAGGCCCGCCTCACCGCTGCGCCGGCCCTGATCGTGGCGGCCCTCTCCATGGACGAGATGGACCAATATCCGGATGTCCGTCGCAATCAGGCTGAGTGGACCATGGCCGTCCAGAGCGTGGCCCTGGCCTGCCAGAACCTCCTGTTGGCGGCCCATGCCCTGGGGCTGGGCGCCTGCTGGATGTGCGCTCCCCTCTTTGTGCCCGAACTGGTGCGAGATGTCCTGGACCTGCCGCCCACCTGGCATCCCCAGGCCCTGATCACCGTGGGCTACCCGGCCGAAGAGCGGCAACGGGAGCGGGCTCCCCTGGAGAGTCGGGTGGTGTGGCGCTGA